CGAATCTCCAGAATTTAAGAACTTCTTTAAATGTGAAGAACCACAAAGTATATCTTTTTCTCTTAGCGAAAGTTTAGATGCTTTGGAAAAGGATCACGCATTTTTAActgtaaataatattttcacGGAGGTGAGtgaaagaataaaaaataaaaaaggaataaaCACTACCATGGAAAATGAgacacacatatatatatatatatgtatatattatgcttatatatattatgtttatatatatatgtatatattatacttatatatattatctttatatatgtatatattttttttttctattagGAAATGATAcaagaatatataaaattcaAAAGGGAAGAAATTGAagcatataataaatatgttaacGCTTATGATTATCACTTATATTATGGATGTTAGGtagattattattaacgaaaaatgtttttaacatatttcATTAAGCAATGATTTTATGTATAGTgtctttaatttttatatattattttatattttcacaTATTCCtgattttttaatttttttttttttttttttttttggtaataacatttatattttgtaaagAATActtacacatatatatatatatatttttgaaagaacattttataaagataaaaCACATTTACTATTTTACTTTTTGTTTTGTATGCTTATGCAATGAAAtgaatatacaaaatatataattttacttttgtttggaacaaaattttttatattattttttaaagttttttttttaaaaaataaaaacaaataaaaaaaaaatgaatgttcaaatatagaaaaaaaaatatatatatatatatatataatatttataattttaaaaaattaaaattcATATATGAATTGTTGATAAATTAACGGCTTCCGATGGGTTTGTGCAATACTTTCTTTGacaaaatgataataacctttaaaaaaaaaaaaaaaaaaaaaaaaatgtattataataaaatagcGTATACACTTATagtaatataattatatgtattcaTTTTACCTTTTAATcatttgaatatattttctagttgtttcatcatttaatatatgagcaacctataaaaataaataaataaatatatatatatatgtatatgtgttgaatattttataatatatacataaaatataatataatataatataatataatataatatattatacaaatatatacacattaTTACGATTAGgttattttttcattttacCTCTGATGCATAAATTTTTGATCTTCCTGCTCGTTCATGAATACCAACCATCGTAACTCCCATTGGCCATGCAGCGTTTCCGATGGCTAATAACATATAtctaaaaatatatatatatatatatatatataatatatatatacaaaaaaattcataaatattttcattgtGAAATATTTTCCCTTACGCGTCATGAGCAGctttaaaatttttttcttggCAACAAGAcacaatattatatattttatcaagGATATCAGATTCCAATCtaaaagagaaaaaaaaaaaaacaaaaaaaaagtatcatatatatatatatatatatatatattatatattgcTTTGCtgtaaataattatatgtacattatatattttcctatttttatatattaatgattacgttttttgttttaattttttttctagTGGCTTCAAATCTTTATGTGTTTGTAAATATGTGGCctgttttattttctttttactGTCTACAATATTCTCAATTTCTTCATTCCATTCTTTCATAGTTCTTTTTATCCATTcatgtattattttttctttatctattttttttcctttttcattattttccttttcaCTTATGGAAACgtttgaattatttttatcttttttatctGAGCCTTTTTCAATTTCATCTTCTATGTTATCTTCAATTAAATCTAGTGAATCTTCCTTTAATCTatcaaaaagaaaaaatatacataaatatatatatatatatatatttatttagaacatttaatatttattaaaaaaaaaaaaaaaaaagaaaaaaccACCAGACATGTACATGTagaattaatataataaaagaagaaaataaaataaataatatttaaataacCTTCCTCTTAAAACATCTCCAAAAATGTTTTGttcattaatttttaattcatttttatttatttttaactCCTTCAATCTATTATAtctacaaaaaaaaaaaatatacatatatatatatatatatatatatatatatatatgtatatgtatacatttatatttttataccTCTGTAAGTCTGTTTCTCCAAATAATCTAATTGGTTCTTTTAATTGACGAAGTAGcataataatttgtttattaCTTAATGTTATTTCTataaatcataaaaaaaaaaaaaaaaaaaaaaaaggataataaCATCATATGTTTAAGATATAATTGTACTATTAAATTCTTtattgtaatataaatgttaaacataaaaaaacaaaatatttttttcatattataatacaatcatatatttatgttaaCCTATATTTGTTTCCTCATTTTCCACATCCgcattattttttttatgtttttcaTCTAATGTGTCATTTAATTTCTTtaggaaaataatataaaaaaaaaaaaaaaaaaaagttatcATATTACTATCATAGataatgaataatatatattataatgaatacACAAAATTTTGTACTACACAATGtttttacatatatcattttattttaccTTTAGTCTTTCATATTCTTcaattttctttttttttagttctttttcataaaatttattaatcTCCTTATTCTTTTGATTTTCCAAATCTGCTTGTTTAAACCATCTTTTGTTTCCTTTAATTTctatatcataaaaaaaaagttaaataggattttttttataatataatataataaataaataaataaaaatatatatatatatatatatatattcatatgcATTTAATCTTACcttttatttcttcttttttcttttttataaaactATCCAGCGAGTCCATGACTTTGTTGAATTTGTCCTCTTAActcataatattatataaaatatataaagatctattatatacatataatatatatatatatatatatatatatatacttataatactatctttttaaaaacataaatatattcaagAAGAAATAGTCCTCcagacaaaaaaaaaaaaaaaaaattaaaaaggaTTTATATACTCTTATTCATTTATTGATTTATTTGGATTAtccttttaatatttttgaaaagTTCAAGTTCTTCATATAAACTTGcttaaaaaacaaaaaattatgaatccactatagatatatataagaagaaaagaaggctattttatttttcacaaatatgaacatttaattagaataataaattaaaaaaaaaaaaaaaaaaaaaaatgagtTAATTGAAAATACcaaaagataaaatataatataaataaaataaaaaaaaaaaaaattaaaataagaaaatatgcatatataatattatatatataatatatatatatatatatatatatatatatatataaatatatattaagatataattatagactaatttgtttttttctttatccattataaaggaaaagaatttttgtatttataatgattattcggtaatacttttttaacattaaaaagttattattaatatataaaaaatatatataatatataacaatgATTATATTTCACACTTATATAGGAATTGTATTCATATAATctgttctttttttttttggtaatttatatataaaggattattaaattgaagcataaatattcattatattatattaacataacaataaaaaaaaaaaaaaaaaaaaaaaaaaaaatttaaatatatatttggGTATTGTTtatgaaattataaatttatagaatgcaaaatattttcataaataataaatatatatataatatatatatactaatgaggacataaaaaaaaaaaaaaaaaaaaaaaaaaaaacatatataaatattacatatatataatatatatatatatatatatattgaagTAATCAAAAGGacgtttttttttttatgtatgaCAAAAAGGCATAGACAACAAATAAACTGCTTTATATATCTCGTCAATAGATGGGTTCGAAGGAAAGAatgttaaaatattttttaattcttccAAAGCTGTGCTATctaaattaaaaataatatttaagaGGTCCAtgttaaaataatatattttatttttgatgAAATTTGTAGATAAGTTatgaaaatgtaaatattttttgatatggaaaaaaatatatggatGATTAGTTATATAGATaagaaaatgtaaatatgtGAAATAAAGtgaatttatatttgtattatattgataataattggataataataatttgttattatattgtatatgattatatttaatattattatatttcatcttatgatatttaatattattatatttcatattataattatttatattatgattttttatattcataaaagAATTCTTATCtataaaatgataaaaatcaattttataatgaactttatcttttacattattttttattatatcattataattatatatattatccatacgatatttattaatatattttatattttgtatcatattatattcaaatGTTTTTAATCTTTTTGTTGGATTTTCTTGTTCtaattcattatttttgttatgaaaattatcttttaggtatttttcatatttgaaaatatgagatatattatctatattatttgcattaaaattattttgaatattatgataatccttttttctatttttacttttattttctttatgtataatgttttctttattatttatattttcctcatcatatttcatattataagGTTGACATTTAAAACTATCATAATGATCTCGTATTACATTcataaggaaaaaataagaCATATTTCTATTACATTTTTGTTCATACATATCATGTAATATATCTATGGCATTTTTTCCGTCTGAGAATTCATAagaatttaattttaataatcGATTAAATActttaaattttaattcCAGCAAAAATTCGTTTATggatttatttttatacacacttttgaaaaaaagaaattttttatttaatgatataaatattcgatcaataaatatgtttaaaatgttaatatattttacgtatatatgattattattattattattgtgcttgtcattttgattatttttttcatcactatttttatatatatatttttttaaatatgatttccatttttttatattcattatattataataattttttttatttatctcTTTTGctattattaataattgaaaaaataacatCAAATCGTAACATATTTCTATGTGTCtattttcatcataaaaataattatactTTTGATTTTCTACATTAGGTTCCTCCTCTTTGGCTTCTTTAGACTTTTCATTCTTATCCTTTAAGcatgtataatatatgttaaatatattattatattttttatctaCTACAAAATAACTTGAATAAAATTTATGATATTTTCTCACACTTTCTAATATATTCtcatctttatttatatttaaattatatcccataatattataaaataatttattctcaaaaatatattttatattatttataaattttaagctagctatatatattaaatttttactattaatcatattatataatgtcATATATTTCTTAGATATTACTTTAACAAAATCAAACATATTTcgataaataaatgatttattatatttgtcatttatacatatattattattaatatttgataaaaaattacaacataataaagaaaattcattttgttcttcattataaatatatacagAAATATATCTTGATGttgttattaatattttattttcaaataCTTGTAGATCATTAATAAATTCATTGTTTTCAgcatatttataatattcaaCAACATCATACTTTaaattgtaaaaaaattctttttctttataacTAAAACGATTTTCAAAAACATACTTTGACAATCTTGAACagtactttttttttttttttttttttttcttcataatattaaaatattcgGTTCCATGAAACAATTTTGAGAAAAATGAAGTAgtttcaatattattataactattatatatttgttcaAAATTAAGCATATAATCATCCgtattttcttcttcacATTTGCTATTCTCACTATCCTCACTCTTTACACTATCCTCATTGTCCTCACTTTCTTCAATATGATAattcaaattattatcttctgcttcttcttcttcttcgTTGACACCTTCCAACCTTCTTAAAGCGGATTTTTTACTTTTCATAAGACTTAATAAATAATCCTTTTCACTCATACCATTTTTTTgcttcttttttttttttaaaattttttgattttttaatagagtcttaaatatattacacatttttatactatcatcatcattattattattattattattattattattattattattattgttatcattttcttcttctttttgcggaaaatttatattattttcacctttaaatacttttaaatattcattcATTATACATTTCATTCTCCTATTacattcttttttatttttctttttctttttcttatatttaagcaatgtaatttttaataaaataacataattttcttgtgtatatataatatacttATTCATAAACACTTTAATATTTCTCATATTTTTacttaaataatataatggagttatattattcttattttcataaaacatcttcattatattttctctcttgacatttttaaaaactaCAATATGGTGATTATCCTCAACATTACATGCTGTCTTACCTATTTCTTTCATAATGCCTTTTTTCCTTTCTTCATAATAACACGGTGAAAAGGCTTGAACATAATTATCCTTCACACCTTTAAATGGTATACATTGGAAGCAAATATTATctttgttatttttatttttatatttatttttatttttatttttgtattttctTGTGTCTAACATTTTGAGGatcatcatatttttatgtatatgttttatatttatccaAAAGgatacatttttttttttttgaatatttaacagaaatacatatttataagaaaacttgagtataaaaaaaaaatcatcCGAACAAAAATTTAGTTTacaattaatttttttttttaacttaCAAATAGTTAAATATTTAACATGATaacttatattatttaaaaatatgaataagCAACCATACGTTTCGTTATTTTCccttttttcctttttttctttattttttaaaatgtaaGATGATGCAGgttttgaaaaataaagCTTAAGACGTTTTCGTTGTCCCTTAATATCTTGTActtgataattataataataatattttttcttatcaatatgttttttattaattcttatatatttttttttttttttctctaaatttatattatacatgtatgaaaaattatttgttatatattcatgcttgtaacatttattataaaaatcatGTTGCGgtatctttttctttaaaatggaagtatcattatttatattttgttttttatttttatttacaatttttatatattcgGTCACATTActaaaattatatttgCTACCttttaaatgaataattaaaaaatttaagGATTCATCTCTTCCTTGtgtatttttatgaataatattgttaGAATCGGTTCCTCTCTTTTGATGATATATATGGTTATTATTAAGTTGTGATGTTGTATTATATTCAGCATGTTTATGATCTTTATTACACTcattacatttattatattcattacactcattacatttattatattcattacactcattacatttattatattcattacgctcattacatttattatattcattacactcattacatttattatattcgtctttttgttcatatgtattataattatccATATACATCATATCACCATTAAAACcatttatttcttttataacattattatatacacatCTTAACGGTTCACTACCCAAAACATAATAGCACATATTACGTTTGCTTGAAAcgtctttttttttattaagtAGAAGTGGAATGTAATGTAAAAAGAAAGAGATAGcgtttttattattttgttcattttcttcaatTTTGTTCATTTCGTTTTtccaaatatatatatttctattcTTATTATCATTAGATATAGTTGAATTATACAATGGAAGATCCgttttatattcatttatattcttatcATTATAAGAATGGTGCACATGATTAACgatattatgaatattatgtatgttattatatatatcatgGTTTGATTTACTAatcatattatcatcataaaTACTGATATTGTTCTCATCCATAATGGAATAGTTTTCTTTTGATTTTTTctgctttttttttttattgacACTACAAGAATGATCTGCTAAaccttttttctttttttttgtattttttatattatcgTAGCTATCTACTAAGGTGGAGAAGTTATTGTAATTAgaaatatgtaatatttcttttgtatttataatagAATGTTCGtttgtattataatttgtttgttctctttcattttctttttttttctctaCTTCGTGTTCTACTTCTTGTTCTACTTCTTCATCTTCCTCTATTTTTATCTCATGATTATTTAAAGCAGTTTGCACAAAATCTTCTAACATCATAACATTTTgatcatttattttattattataatttaagtaataaaaaattgtgCTCAATGCTTTTCTGACATTTACAATAAAATTTTCTGAAATATTAGAAAGataatttatatcatatgtattatataggaaatatatattatttcttataaaattattttgaaagaaatatttcaagttatattttttatttaatatattaaaaaatataaggggatatatataattattaaaatttttatattgattacgtagaagatataaaatatgtttattttgataaaacaaattattatcctttaaaaataatatattatatatatatattaaatattcattttcatCACCAAAAGAATCATAATTTAACTTACAAGAATTCTTACTAATTTTATTATGGatatgatataattttattttattttcttctaatatattttctacacaattaattatttcatctttttttttagtatcacatatattatataattcatgcatcatataatttttattcaattttatttctaaAATATGTGGAATGacattattttcatatggttttattattttatgatttATGTTAAGatacatatttttactaTTACAATAGAAGCctactttttttttcatactAAACTTCTTTCTATCttctatataatttgttttcTTCATATGGTTACTAAGAAATGTATTATGTCTTGAGTCTTTCATTTGattattgtaatatatatccatCTTCTCAAATGATTTGTTACTATCCACAActttatcatatatattaaaaaccATTTGCTTtgtattctttttttctttatctttttcataAACGAATGAATTTTCTAGGTAATATTTCAATGGATATGTCAAATTGTTACATTTTACAAATTTTTGTAcgttcatatttttaaaagtatTCACATCTTCATAACTAAATatgtcttttttttctttaataataccaaaatataatttattattaatacatatgataatgtcaaaaattatattatcttctgtattataattttttattacaataATGTTTCTAGGGTTAATATTTGGATGTGCCTTGATAACTTTATTAGGcatataagaaaaattggtatcaaaaaaataatcatcattataatcataattaataaaattattattattattattatgattataattattataattattattattattattataattattgttgttattattattattattattattattattattattattgttgttgttgttgttgttgttgttgttattattattattattattattattattattattattatgtttgTCATTTATTTCTCCTACAACAGTATTTATCCTTTCATATTCATCACATTTTACATTTgaataattaattttttcacACGTTGATGATTGTTCCGTGGGGTTATAACTATGTACATTATgatgtattttattattttgattattttttcttttcgTAAATATTAACTGCATAaggaatatatttttatttttaatggGCCTTTCCTTAAACACTTCGTGATTCAATATATCTAAGTAATCTTCCACATTTTTCTCTTTCTTTgtgttttcttttttttcttccttttGAACTTCTTTTTGATCTACATCTTTTTCTTgatctttttctttttcttgatctttttctttttctttttcttgatctttttctttttctttttctttctttttgtttttctttttgtttttctttttgcTATCTTTTAAATCTTCGATTTTCtctttgttttttatattaaaagtgtttataaaaaattcatccataatatttttcattttattaaataaggtatatttatttttgtttaaaGAATCACCTgtcatattattactactactaacattaatattattattattattgttgttattattattattgttgttgttcTGGTAAGAAATGTTgttttctttaattttgCTTGAtagaaaaagatataacTTATCTTCACATGCTACtataacataataattttttttaacatataaCCTTTTTTGCTTGTCTTTATAGTTTTTTGTTTGATGGTCATACAagatattattactttGATGGATGTCAGATTTATAGTTTACATTAAGTCTTTTatgtttaaatatattaagaaaaagaaCACACGCATTTCCTACAACAAATTCGTCATATACTTTTATAATAGTTCTCTGAGTTTTgtagaaaagaaaagaatccaataataaatgattcgatttaaaattatgttttccttttttattaatatcctgaaataaatcatatacTTTGACACTACCATTATTACAACCAACTAgaagaaaattatttaatttacATACACCagtaataaatatatcatcattcaatgtatcaatattataattatacatcttattaattataaatgatttattttctttctctatttttccttttttataaattgGAAAACATGATACAGGATGTGTTATATCTTGATcattttgaatatattttt
Above is a genomic segment from Plasmodium reichenowi strain SY57 chromosome 9, whole genome shotgun sequence containing:
- a CDS encoding pre-mRNA splicing factor, putative — its product is MDSLDSFIKKKKEEIKEIKGNKRWFKQADLENQKNKEINKFYEKELKKKKIEEYERLKKLNDTLDEKHKKNNADVENEETNIEITLSNKQIIMLLRQLKEPIRLFGETDLQRYNRLKELKINKNELKINEQNIFGDVLRGRLKEDSLDLIEDNIEDEIEKGSDKKDKNNSNVSISEKENNEKGKKIDKEKIIHEWIKRTMKEWNEEIENIVDSKKKIKQATYLQTHKDLKPLEKKLKQKTLESDILDKIYNIVSCCQEKNFKAAHDAYMLLAIGNAAWPMGVTMVGIHERAGRSKIYASEVAHILNDETTRKYIQMIKRLLSFCQRKYCTNPSEAVNLSTIHI
- a CDS encoding hypothetical protein (conserved Plasmodium protein, unknown function); translated protein: MISIQTVHSTNKINFLIKGKFIKNNEKELLLAAKDCYLELLTSNYGESIYVQNTFLKIIFLQVVKSKHFDRFIVVDEKLNVRILEYDNGFIEYYFIDNLFVENLKLYKEYLKSTKTESACFIIEEDYHKYINICNINDIFFISIENILFIRQVHPNIYYNNCLSDVHEKNDRSKFEVLKNDNEKDKLIIKHPFFIKNIKNDSSVQYEQNNETDKFFKVNKINRFSLCHDKKKKIKQKKNMFYVEPNKLREDNSFVEFCKNITFITYLDKDKKKKKKKKKYIYKDNHYDDVKNHVDTLECDNMNNVYMNLRNEKNINFYNEFDDNCLSVKICFLVNYIKNNINCGDHFIKDVLLSCEKEKDEMKILTNKLKKMKIFRKEELCLLKQYDKKKFIPIDMVKEYLKKYKTKNLYSDKYFHNISDNKDNVMEMCDMFNMISNYYFKKFYSNKYDYIYITYFKNIFLYNKKGFFDCSQERNLLFLFQIFIRIKLLLFFFISLFYSSARTLCNNFVYIIKTEHKCSEILYELSLHLYFFIIFVYYLLNFLFTKNREYTNSEPLNNKKSSILKERSKKNDYNNLEESKCTPDSVTSRTDVINNIKINNVQNGNVIIYNNIYFLINKNLCYLFENMGNENDEQDGSYEPNEIKEESCTKKKEKIINNNNENNYDNNNNENNYDNNNNENNYDNDNNNNNNNQNNQQIIRNNMTYYYLQLHNMMYYILNMVSISINVLADINFDYFKFRKKILKDSFLKMKKRKIKKKNDIIIIISNNNNSSNVLFLKYKNKDTTKKKNKTLKKNKESVVYGLHNLLVPIGKLSLPLEICKFEKLRKNSFLLFTEKIIYIFNFSYSHDIKLTLLNYLNIYNNVSYNINTLTFRKIVKMDNKNEQIIYKDVDWYILSKNCSIWDKNKFSQKYSYDMNIDKNRFKNNIYMCHYNYYNNFECIKHFKNIPYVDSFYTYMFIYYHKFKHYQTICRYSYLNYKIYNTSFFYDMPNNYEQYKDKSKGGICINDEDKCYQNCDIKSDDIKCKENKICNIYYKEDKDISNKYVNLFFDNSKKEKKEKTEKKEKTEKKKKKKKKEKKKNDSFVVSLNISKGLFDEIYQNKKHPFLKKIKDTNGNKYNNDDDYNINGDDDNNNDDNNNNNNNNNNNNNNNNNNNNNNNKNNNNNNCCNYIFCDYLKYHIKRKKKKSYIHKRINTFNYINNENVIQNDKCKDIIDDNFSFTNNKSYDNKNSFSVISLNSKKREKKKKGQGIFNIFSVLKQYLIIDRNINDIYIITLIYDYLKKKLVINKDGFQNVYSMDICKCIEQIISRSNIICCINQENKKGRKIIMQEKDLTINRFNNDDDENNSNNNNNSNKNNNKQMHIINTETKISSNNFKKNYFQKVEDIQVYYLLTLYKKECDELYILKSTIFINKNIYHNRFKCIHYIKHFYRFNKLKSIKDYKYDCNIISRPTYGDTEKSNSSLFTLTNIEKEKKLNDYYNDKLFDIKKLKRNMSYKLMILDKANCIYNLSVGYNIYLSEKKKINISNIDIWNSTFFYLPFNENINILCFSSYLKTTYMLIMYHHISKSCDICMNSFSRLDKSYKKVCMHKNYVKKNEDKYGISRYIDEKYMLDKNYDIRNNKYINHYYNGNNNTNNMKKPTFYILNNEDMERYHLIKSRILFTQCIYNEDNNNYVILILNRYSMIINVYNIIKNNNDNNNNDNNNNDNNNGNNNGNNNGNNNSNNNNNCIPIKLDDTFEITFDNSISFYYYIKQFLLLSNSKNMLFLFYIDIKYNRCLLLHYFQCNDTIYSVYMFTNCDDNLRNDDNDININPYILICIGMKRLCKIFIYFLNMTNINYINNMSDDKCVNNISLNSNNNNNNNNNNNNNHNNNNHNNNHHNNHNNNHHHNSNNIFNYIYFPCEKYYIEKYIQNDQDITHPVSCFPIYKKGKIEKENKSFIINKMYNYNIDTLNDDIFITGVCKLNNFLLVGCNNGSVKVYDLFQDINKKGKHNFKSNHLLLDSFLFYKTQRTIIKVYDEFVVGNACVLFLNIFKHKRLNVNYKSDIHQSNNILYDHQTKNYKDKQKRLYVKKNYYVIVACEDKLYLFLSSKIKENNISYQNNNNNNNNNNNNNNINVSSSNNMTGDSLNKNKYTLFNKMKNIMDEFFINTFNIKNKEKIEDLKDSKKKNKKKNKKKEKEKEKDQEKEKEKDQEKEKDQEKDVDQKEVQKEEKKENTKKEKNVEDYLDILNHEVFKERPIKNKNIFLMQLIFTKRKNNQNNKIHHNVHSYNPTEQSSTCEKINYSNVKCDEYERINTVVGEINDKHNNNNNNNNNNNNNNNNNNNNNNNNNNNNNNNNNNNNNYNNNNNNYNNYNHNNNNNNFINYDYNDDYFFDTNFSYMPNKVIKAHPNINPRNIIVIKNYNTEDNIIFDIIICINNKLYFGIIKEKKDIFSYEDVNTFKNMNVQKFVKCNNLTYPLKYYLENSFVYEKDKEKKNTKQMVFNIYDKVVDSNKSFEKMDIYYNNQMKDSRHNTFLSNHMKKTNYIEDRKKFSMKKKVGFYCNSKNMYLNINHKIIKPYENNVIPHILEIKLNKNYMMHELYNICDTKKKDEIINCVENILEENKIKLYHIHNKISKNSCKLNYDSFGDENEYLIYIYNILFLKDNNLFYQNKHILYLLRNQYKNFNNYIYPLIFFNILNKKYNLKYFFQNNFIRNNIYFLYNTYDINYLSNISENFIVNVRKALSTIFYYLNYNNKINDQNVMMLEDFVQTALNNHEIKIEEDEEVEQEVEHEVEKKKENEREQTNYNTNEHSIINTKEILHISNYNNFSTLVDSYDNIKNTKKKKKGLADHSCSVNKKKKQKKSKENYSIMDENNISIYDDNMISKSNHDIYNNIHNIHNIVNHVHHSYNDKNINEYKTDLPLYNSTISNDNKNRNIYIWKNEMNKIEENEQNNKNAISFFLHYIPLLLNKKKDVSSKRNMCYYVLGSEPLRCVYNNVIKEINGFNGDMMYMDNYNTYEQKDEYNKCNECNEYNKCNERNEYNKCNECNEYNKCNECNEYNKCNECNKDHKHAEYNTTSQLNNNHIYHQKRGTDSNNIIHKNTQGRDESLNFLIIHLKGSKYNFSNVTEYIKIVNKNKKQNINNDTSILKKKIPQHDFYNKCYKHEYITNNFSYMYNINLEKKKKKYIRINKKHIDKKKYYYYNYQVQDIKGQRKRLKLYFSKPASSYILKNKEKKEKRENNETYGCLFIFLNNISYHVKYLTICKLKKKINCKLNFCSDDFFFILKFSYKYVFLLNIQKKKNVSFWINIKHIHKNMMILKMLDTRKYKNKNKNKYKNKNNKDNICFQCIPFKGVKDNYVQAFSPCYYEERKKGIMKEIGKTACNVEDNHHIVVFKNVKRENIMKMFYENKNNITPLYYLSKNMRNIKVFMNKYIIYTQENYVILLKITLLKYKKKKKKNKKECNRRMKCIMNEYLKVFKGENNINFPQKEEENDNNNNNNNNNNNNNNNDDDSIKMCNIFKTLLKNQKILKKKKKQKNGMSEKDYLLSLMKSKKSALRRLEGVNEEEEEAEDNNLNYHIEESEDNEDSVKSEDSENSKCEEENTDDYMLNFEQIYNSYNNIETTSFFSKLFHGTEYFNIMKKKKKKKKKYCSRLSKYVFENRFSYKEKEFFYNLKYDVVEYYKYAENNEFINDLQVFENKILITTSRYISVYIYNEEQNEFSLLCCNFLSNINNNICINDKYNKSFIYRNMFDFVKVISKKYMTLYNMINSKNLIYIASLKFINNIKYIFENKLFYNIMGYNLNINKDENILESVRKYHKFYSSYFVVDKKYNNIFNIYYTCLKDKNEKSKEAKEEEPNVENQKYNYFYDENRHIEICYDLMLFFQLLIIAKEINKKNYYNIMNIKKWKSYLKKYIYKNSDEKNNQNDKHNNNNNNHIYVKYINILNIFIDRIFISLNKKFLFFKSVYKNKSINEFLLELKFKVFNRLLKLNSYEFSDGKNAIDILHDMYEQKCNRNMSYFFLMNVIRDHYDSFKCQPYNMKYDEENINNKENIIHKENKSKNRKKDYHNIQNNFNANNIDNISHIFKYEKYLKDNFHNKNNELEQENPTKRLKTFEYNMIQNIKYINKYRMDNIYNYNDIIKNNVKDKVHYKIDFYHFIDKNSFMNIKNHNINNYNMKYNNIKYHKMKYNNIKYNHIQYNNKLLLSNYYQYNTNINSLYFTYLHFLIYITNHPYIFFHIKKYLHFHNLSTNFIKNKIYYFNMDLLNIIFNLDSTALEELKNILTFFPSNPSIDEIYKAVYLLSMPFCHT